In one Niallia taxi genomic region, the following are encoded:
- a CDS encoding MutS-related protein has protein sequence MIYLVIIIIITAITVLINMYFSHNRRKQIFTLWDNNKKLNPSENYHETFKFFYENVKESNDDAGIDDITWNDLNMTKIFNTINYAFTSIGEEMLYFRLKAAHKQHVMDEKIIEKISNDSQYRVKLSLILAALGKAPYTNSSKHMFENPDVKINKLFFVLSILPLVGLGLIGVSLHAGLSLFFTSALVNSFLFYMNRTKNEAEFESLFYCIHIILTSRKLARLNKDTDFLKKTSNLKKAPFISVLLLKDDTTGTNIILHIMTVFKAIFLLEYLVFHYIIHLLHHNKDLYELAWKKTAELDFFYSIAIWRKSLPYYCVPTFNGEGSFIIHEAYHPLLKNPVGNDFTFHKNCLLTGSNASGKSTFMKTIALNIVFSQALNTSTSKQINLTRGPVYSTMAMADDIEKGQSYFLSEIIALKRIFDTVNTDKQPFLYLFIDEIFKGTNTVERIAAAESVLNYLNDCKQTRVMAATHDIELTEMLASKYTNYHFREYISNDEIYFDYLIKDGASNTRNAIELLRITDFPKKVYDDALKKIAERSK, from the coding sequence ATGATTTACCTTGTCATAATAATCATTATTACTGCAATTACTGTTCTCATTAATATGTATTTTTCTCATAACCGTAGAAAACAAATTTTTACTTTATGGGATAATAATAAAAAATTAAATCCTAGTGAAAATTACCATGAAACGTTTAAATTTTTCTATGAAAATGTAAAAGAAAGCAATGATGATGCAGGTATTGATGATATAACCTGGAATGACTTAAACATGACGAAAATATTTAATACTATCAACTATGCCTTTACATCAATTGGAGAAGAGATGCTCTATTTCAGATTGAAAGCAGCTCACAAACAGCATGTAATGGACGAAAAGATAATCGAAAAAATAAGCAATGACAGTCAATATAGGGTTAAGTTATCGTTAATTTTAGCAGCATTAGGCAAAGCGCCATATACTAATTCCTCTAAGCATATGTTTGAAAATCCTGATGTTAAAATAAATAAACTATTTTTTGTACTTAGTATACTTCCTTTAGTGGGCCTCGGTTTGATTGGAGTATCCCTTCATGCTGGTTTAAGCTTATTTTTCACTAGCGCATTAGTAAATTCCTTTTTGTTTTACATGAATCGTACAAAAAACGAGGCAGAGTTTGAAAGCTTATTTTATTGCATACATATCATTCTCACTTCAAGAAAACTAGCAAGGCTAAATAAGGACACAGACTTCTTAAAGAAAACTAGCAATTTAAAAAAAGCTCCGTTTATTAGTGTGTTACTGTTAAAAGATGATACGACTGGAACCAATATAATCCTCCATATAATGACAGTATTTAAAGCAATATTTTTACTAGAATATCTCGTTTTTCACTATATTATTCACTTATTACATCATAATAAAGATTTATATGAACTTGCTTGGAAAAAGACAGCGGAACTAGATTTTTTCTACTCGATCGCGATATGGAGAAAATCATTACCATACTATTGTGTACCCACATTTAATGGTGAAGGCTCATTCATTATTCATGAAGCCTATCACCCACTACTGAAAAATCCTGTTGGAAATGATTTTACCTTTCATAAAAATTGTCTGCTTACTGGTTCAAATGCTTCAGGTAAATCGACTTTTATGAAAACAATCGCTCTAAATATCGTTTTCTCTCAAGCTCTAAATACAAGTACGAGTAAACAAATAAATTTAACAAGAGGGCCAGTATATTCCACTATGGCAATGGCTGATGATATTGAAAAAGGTCAAAGCTATTTTTTAAGTGAAATTATAGCGCTGAAAAGAATTTTTGATACAGTTAATACAGACAAACAACCATTCTTATATTTGTTTATCGACGAAATTTTTAAAGGAACCAATACAGTAGAGAGAATTGCTGCTGCTGAATCTGTCTTAAATTATTTAAATGATTGTAAGCAAACGAGAGTAATGGCAGCAACACATGATATTGAATTAACAGAAATGCTTGCAAGTAAATATACTAATTATCATTTTAGAGAATATATTAGCAATGATGAAATTTATTTTGATTATTTAATAAAAGATGGTGCATCTAACACGAGAAATGCAATTGAACTATTACGGATTACTGATTTTCCAAAAAAGGTATATGATGATGCGCTGAAAAAAATAGCAGAACGAAGCAAATAG
- the mprF gene encoding bifunctional lysylphosphatidylglycerol flippase/synthetase MprF, protein MSFITKDRIMLLLKILFPVTLLLLVSMEFRDMFVTIDFGLLLKYMEKLSYGTLALIIILGFVALSPMFMYDYYLSKYLSLEIPMTRLTKYSLISNSFSNLLGFGGLIGIALRSYFYKEYEPDNKKLLKGVAFITMFYLTGVSFLTWVILYDSWKMPLIQNHHWLMVTTLVVSAILPILIISYKIKKTNLHKIIKSRKLGLSLLVSSILEWSFIYFYLYWLACLVDLPVSGWDFLKIFLIAVGAGIVSMIPGGIGAFDLVFLWGFEYLGVSTEKLLVVLLLYRIGYYFIPFFTGLILLIQDLWKKWNRYWSNIPRVAVQNVSHFFLTILVFLSGILLLISGAVPGILERLQFTERIISLPVMNFSHHISVGTGLVLLGLARGIEYREKRTYHLTLFVLAIAAVTTFLKGLDYEEAIIIIVVLILLLLSRGKFYRESFVLTWGKIIFDIVVISFFTFGYLLLGYLNMPTSIASVPQFMRPYVIDDAKSLFLSACVALFIALFIILIGYWIKKPKSLQKLSSKEAEAEIISHLEKYNGTTLAHLIFLHDKYIFWNKDKDVLFIYETYADKLVVLGDPVGEEKSFVKAVEELYESADIYGYTPVFYQTSRNMLPILHANGYDFFKLGEEGHVELAEFSLSGKKMKNYRALKNKFDKEGYTVEVSYPKHDPQLLNELENISYRWLGGRKEKGFSLGFFDKDYLNTSRLVFVKDPNGKIISFLSLMPSYQLREMLSIDLMRSLPGSPSGSMDYLYLHTFEYLKEAGVVSCNLGMAPLSNLSLSRFSFMSEKIADQIFKHGHVFYHFQGLKNFKNKYCDTWEPKYLGYRRKSSLPFTSAQVTMLVAKSKRN, encoded by the coding sequence ATGTCATTTATTACAAAAGACCGGATAATGCTGCTGCTGAAAATACTTTTCCCGGTAACTTTGCTTTTGCTTGTATCCATGGAATTCCGAGATATGTTCGTTACAATTGATTTCGGACTATTGCTGAAATATATGGAAAAATTGAGTTATGGAACTCTTGCACTCATTATTATTTTGGGTTTTGTAGCACTATCTCCAATGTTTATGTACGATTATTACTTAAGTAAATACTTAAGCCTAGAAATACCGATGACACGTCTTACAAAGTATTCGCTTATTAGCAATTCCTTTTCAAACCTGCTTGGGTTCGGAGGATTAATTGGAATTGCTTTAAGATCCTATTTTTATAAGGAATATGAACCGGATAACAAAAAGCTGTTAAAAGGCGTCGCTTTTATCACCATGTTCTATTTGACAGGTGTGAGCTTCCTTACTTGGGTTATTTTGTACGACAGCTGGAAAATGCCGTTGATTCAAAATCATCATTGGCTTATGGTCACAACATTAGTGGTGTCAGCCATACTTCCGATTCTTATTATCAGTTATAAAATAAAAAAAACCAATTTACATAAGATTATCAAATCTCGTAAATTAGGGTTATCCTTACTAGTTTCGTCTATTTTAGAATGGAGTTTTATCTATTTTTATTTATATTGGCTTGCGTGCCTAGTGGACCTTCCTGTGTCAGGATGGGATTTCCTAAAGATTTTCCTTATTGCAGTTGGAGCAGGAATAGTAAGTATGATTCCAGGGGGAATAGGTGCATTTGATTTAGTATTTTTATGGGGATTTGAATACTTAGGAGTATCCACAGAAAAACTTCTTGTTGTCCTTCTTTTATACAGAATAGGCTATTACTTTATTCCGTTCTTTACGGGTTTAATTTTGCTAATTCAAGATTTATGGAAGAAATGGAATAGATATTGGAGCAATATTCCAAGGGTGGCTGTACAGAATGTAAGTCATTTCTTTTTAACTATTCTAGTGTTTCTTTCCGGAATTCTTCTGTTAATTTCAGGGGCGGTTCCAGGGATATTAGAAAGGCTTCAATTTACAGAACGAATTATAAGCCTGCCTGTCATGAATTTCTCCCACCACATTTCTGTTGGGACAGGTCTTGTGCTGCTTGGACTAGCGAGAGGTATTGAATACAGGGAGAAACGGACATACCATCTTACTTTATTCGTTTTGGCAATTGCGGCTGTCACCACGTTTCTAAAAGGCTTGGATTATGAGGAAGCAATTATTATTATAGTTGTTTTAATTTTACTTTTGCTGTCACGAGGAAAATTCTATCGAGAGAGCTTTGTGCTTACATGGGGGAAAATTATTTTTGATATTGTCGTTATTTCCTTTTTTACTTTTGGATACCTGCTACTTGGTTATTTAAATATGCCAACTAGTATCGCAAGTGTGCCGCAGTTTATGCGGCCATATGTTATAGACGATGCAAAAAGTCTTTTCTTAAGTGCTTGTGTTGCACTTTTTATCGCCTTATTTATCATTCTCATTGGTTATTGGATCAAGAAACCAAAGAGCTTACAGAAATTGTCTTCGAAAGAGGCAGAGGCAGAAATAATTTCCCATCTGGAAAAGTATAATGGGACAACATTAGCTCATCTAATCTTTCTGCATGATAAGTATATCTTTTGGAATAAAGATAAAGATGTTTTATTTATTTACGAGACATATGCAGATAAGCTCGTTGTTTTAGGAGACCCTGTCGGGGAAGAAAAAAGCTTTGTAAAGGCTGTTGAGGAGCTTTATGAAAGTGCTGATATTTACGGTTATACACCAGTCTTTTATCAGACAAGCCGGAATATGCTGCCGATTCTCCATGCTAATGGCTATGACTTTTTCAAGCTTGGAGAAGAAGGACATGTGGAACTAGCTGAATTTTCATTGTCAGGCAAAAAAATGAAAAATTATCGAGCATTAAAAAATAAATTTGATAAAGAAGGCTATACCGTTGAAGTATCTTATCCGAAACACGACCCACAGCTTTTAAACGAGCTGGAAAACATCAGCTACAGATGGCTTGGAGGCAGAAAGGAAAAAGGCTTTTCGTTAGGGTTTTTTGATAAGGATTATTTAAATACTTCCAGGCTTGTATTTGTCAAGGATCCGAATGGAAAGATTATTTCCTTCCTGTCACTTATGCCTTCCTATCAGTTGAGAGAAATGTTGTCCATTGATTTAATGAGAAGCTTGCCAGGTTCACCTTCTGGATCCATGGATTACCTATATTTACACACATTTGAATATTTGAAGGAAGCTGGAGTTGTCAGCTGTAATTTAGGGATGGCTCCTTTATCCAATCTTAGTCTATCTCGCTTTTCATTTATGAGTGAAAAGATTGCAGATCAGATTTTCAAGCATGGACATGTATTTTATCATTTTCAAGGCTTAAAGAATTTTAAAAACAAGTATTGTGACACATGGGAGCCTAAGTATTTAGGATACAGAAGAAAATCTTCCCTTCCATTCACATCAGCACAAGTTACAATGCTTGTTGCAAAAAGCAAAAGGAACTGA